A stretch of Macadamia integrifolia cultivar HAES 741 chromosome 7, SCU_Mint_v3, whole genome shotgun sequence DNA encodes these proteins:
- the LOC122083339 gene encoding auxin response factor 5-like, with the protein MSLQPVDSEKDAFPIPDFGLKPSKHPTEFFCKTLTASDTSTHGGFSVPRRAAEKLFPPLDYSMQPPTQELVVRDLHDNTWTFRHIYRGQPKRHLLTTGWSLFVGAKRLKAGDAVLFIRDEKSHLLLGVRRANRQQTAMPSSVLSADSMHIGVLAAAAHAAANRSPFTIFYNPRACPSQFVIPLAKYQKSVYGSKVSVGMRFGMMFETEDSGKRRYMGTVVGVSDLDPLRWPGSKWRNLQVEWDEAGCGEMPNRVSLWDIETSESLFIFPSLTTGLKRPLHTRYLGAEMEWGNLMKMPFSRMPGNVIGDVRCPMSGSEQLMNMLLRPQSISPVSSLSSAMSTCVTKAAPVPEAEPLKQTSIQRKPQLPHSDRSLVQNQNPSHCLDPPCTVDANSALQAFIRENMQPPNKFEKQLATQTNVGILETAPVPATDQLSQLPSFGNCSEDKMSGGSLNPPNLVNELLFLNQGALQFQTGLCFPHQQCPNTGFPLQIDALQLDVNNQNGLLPYPSNLSSQYLDADDWMLQSFNLQSLAGNLKSLGPLSGAKQDTSLICSEAVNPSLPPLSQEMWSPQMNHLKFLPQELNLLHAIRRFNRCSLCIQFMWIERSV; encoded by the exons ATGAGTCTTCAGCCTGTGGACTCT GAAAAAGATGCTTTCCCTATTCCCGATTTCGGATTAAAACCAAGCAAGCATCCCACTGAGTTCTTCTGCAAGACTCTGACTGCCAGCGATACAAGCACACATGGGGGCTTCTCAGTTCCTCGCAGAGCTGCAGAAAAGCTCTTCCCACCATTG GACTATTCAATGCAACCTCCAACTCAGGAGCTTGTTGTTCGAGATTTGCATGATAATACGTGGACGTTTCGTCACATATACCGTG GGCAGCCAAAGCGACATCTTCTTACTACCGGTTGGAGTTTATTTGTGGGTGCTAAAAGGCTTAAAGCAGGTGATGCTGTTCTATTTATAAG GGATGAGAAGTCACATTTATTGCTGGGTGTGAGACGTGCAAACCGTCAGCAAACTGCAATGCCATCATCAGTGCTTTCGGCTGATAGCATGCACATTGGAGTCCTAGCAGCGGCAGCCCATGCTGCCGCTAATCGAAGTCCCTTTACTATTTTCTACAACCCTAG GGCATGCCCTTCACAGTTTGTCATTCCTTTGGCCAAGTACCAAAAATCTGTATATGGTAGCAAGGTTTCAGTTGGCATGAGATTCGGAATGATGTTTGAGACAGAAGATTCGGGTAAGCGCAG ATACATGGGCACAGTTGTTGGTGTCAGTGATTTGGACCCCCTGAGGTGGCCTGGTTCAAAATGGAGAAATCTTCAG GTCGAATGGGATGAAGCTGGATGCGGAGAAATGCCAAACCGGGTTAGCTTATGGGATATTGAGACCTCTGaaagtcttttcatttttccatCACTTACCACTGGTCTCAAACGACCTTTACATACTAGATATTTGG GGGCAGAAATGGAATGGGGGAATCTaatgaaaatgccattttcgAGGATGCCAGGAAATGTAATTGGAGATGTCCGATGTCCAATGTCTGGTTCAGAACAGCTGATGAATATGCTTCTCAGACCCCAAAGTATTAGTCCAGTTAGCTCCTTGTCTTCTGCCATGTCAACTTGTGTAACTAAGGCAGCTCCAGTACCTGAAGCAGAACCACTGAAACAGACATCAATCCAACGGAAACCTCAACTTCCTCATTCAGACCGGAGTCTGGTGCAAAATCAGAATCCTTCTCACTGCCTAGACCCCCCATGCACTGTAGATGCAAATTCAGCATTACAAGCATTTATACGTGAAAATATGCAACCTCCAAATAAATTTGAAAAGCAATTGGCAACACAAACAAATGTTGGGATACTGGAAACAGCACCTGTCCCTGCGACAGACCAGCTCAGCCAATTGCCTTCCTTTGGAAACTGCAGTGAAGACAAAATGAGTGGGGGCTCCTTGAATCCTCCGAACCTTGTAAATGAATTATTATTCTTGAACCAGGGGGCGTTGCAGTTTCAGACAGGTCTGTGCTTTCCTCATCAGCAGTGTCCAAATACTGGCTTCCCACTTCAAATTGATGCACTTCAGTTGGATGTGAACAACCAAAATGGCTTGCTTCCATACCCTAGTAACCTCTCATCACAGTACTTGGATGCTGATGATTGGATGTTGCAATCTTTTAATCTCCAATCACTTGCTGGGAACCTGAAATCACTAGGACCCTTGTCAGGGGCTAAGCAAGATACGTCATTAATTTGCTCAGAAGCAGTTAACCCAAGTCTGCCTCCATTGAGTCAGGAGATGTGGAGCCCTCAGATGAATCACCTAAAGTTTCTACCTCAAGAGCTCAACTTGCTTCATGCCATAAGAAGATTCAACCGCTGTTCCTTGTGTATCCAATTCATGTGGATTGAGAGATCTGTCTGA
- the LOC122084959 gene encoding peptide methionine sulfoxide reductase A5: MKAGGERTQESRLNSRIWVNAVPGTIRILVPYTIKGEVFYFWNICRENLYRSFSQTKQMRVTTRDLAFAHLLGLALLCILASNGVLSIRLPDRVPVAVNVPSNQPLKTAVFALGSFWRSEAVFGCLNGVVRTTAGYAGGIKLNPEIRSGVLLAAAIYSSDDVESNGSTPTLNFRLGFEHINISLLLHLFRITYMYAFVNAPQIEYDPKLIHFRQLLEVFWSNHDSRQVFGQGPDVGSQYRSVIFTNGTEEVRLAALSKEREQTKSKSSIVTTEIQQLVTFYPAEPEHQKFELKRKPFLLQLIGNMPEEELAKSSLAARLNSYAAELCPLRSQRQIDAKISEILRKGWPVLREV, encoded by the exons ATGAAGGCAGGAGGAGAGAGGACTCAGGAGTCAAGACTCAATAGTAGAATATGGGTAAATGCAGTTCCGGGGACGATTAGAATTCTCGTTCCCTATACGATAAAAGGTGAGGTTTTTTACTTTTGGAACATTTGCCGGGAGAATCTGTACAGGAGTTTCTCTCAGACGAAGCAAATGAGGGTGACGACAAGGGATCTAGCGTTCGCTCATCTCCTAGGGTTAGCTCTTCTGTGCATCTTAGCGTCAAATGGAGTTCTAAGCATTAGGTTGCCTGATCGCGTCCCTGTGGCCGTGAATGTCCCCTCGAATCAGCCTTTGAAGACAGCGGTTTTCGCCCTAGGGAGCTTTTGGAGGTCTGAAGCTGTGTTCGGATGCTTGAATGGGGTTGTGCGGACCACCGCTGGTTACGCTGGGGGAATAAAACTCAATCCTGAGATCCGTTCAG GTGTCTTGCTTGCTGCTGCT ATTTATTCATCTGATGATGTGGAGAGCAATGGTTCCACACCTACCTTAAATTTTAGACTTGGGTTTGAG CACATAAATAtcagtcttcttcttcatctttttcgtATAACATACATGTATGCTTTCGTGAATGCTCCGCAGATTGAATATGATCCCAAGTTGATTCATTTCAGGCAACTTTTGGAGGTCTTCTGGTCTAATCACGATTCTAGGCAAGTATTTGGCCAAGGTCCTGATGTGGGTTCGCAGTACAG GTCAGTAATCTTCACCAATGGAACTGAAGAAGTTAGATTGGCTGCTTTGAGCAAAGAAAGGGAACAGACCAAATCAAAGAGCAGTATTGTGACCACGGAAATTCAGCAACTGGTTACTTTTTATCCTGCTGAGCCAGAACATCAG AAATTTGAGCTTAAGAGAAAACCCTTCCTTCTCCAGCTTATTGGGAATATGCCAGAGGAGGAACTTGCAAAATCAAGCCTAGCAGCAAGACTTAATAGCTATGCAGCGGAGCTTTGCCCATTGAGGAGCCAAAGGCAGATTGATGCCAAGATCAGTGAAATCCTTAGGAAAGGTTGGCCGGTCTTGAGAGAAGTCTAG
- the LOC122083752 gene encoding uncharacterized protein LOC122083752 — protein MAPPPGPYSGTSTLALVARASAFTFGLVYGSVKLKYLKAKAKSQQKAEAKGHH, from the exons ATGGCGCCACCTCCAGGCCCTTACTCTGGTACCAGCACTCTAGCTTTG GTGGCTCGTGCATCGGCCTTCACTTTCGGTCTCGTCTATGGAAGCGTCAAGCTGAAGTATCTTAAG GCTAAGGCAAAGTCACAACAGAAGGCTGAGGCTAAGGGACATCATTGA